The Bacteroidota bacterium genome includes a region encoding these proteins:
- a CDS encoding sodium-dependent transporter, producing MTQQKEAWGSRVGLILAMAGNAVGLGNFLRFPVQAIQNGGGAFIIPYLVCFLLMGIPLLWVEWASGRFGGVSGNHSTPFILNNMDKRKFWKYIGVFGIFTNLAVAAYYCYLESWTLSWVWHSVSRSFSGQSQDEVASFFTNYVSLGTMEPIIFWVICLLLNTWILSKGLSGGVEKVAKIGMPLLIVFGVFLAIMGVSLQSGSHGATNGGSVGLNFLWTPDFSTIWNPKVWLAAAGQIFFTLSVGMGSIQCYASYVRKKDDIALNAMSAGWMNEFVEVVLGAAIIIPISVGYLGIDRVVELTQSGGLGLGFRTLPYLFEQWGTVLAIICGVFWFGLLFFAGITSSLAMGTPWMGFMRDEFGWSRQKGAWSFGAIVLILGLPTVLFFNQGVFDEYDYWAGTVSLVVFALAEIILFSWVFGMNRGWAEITSGSDIRIPKVFRFIIKWVTPFMLLFVFLGALITPKGNDWVGAFNNGWQLDNGSIIKQITNSGLREQIAAAQTAGDLETVAVLDEKLLYITGARLLLLAVFLGIGYLVFIAYRKRVKQGRIE from the coding sequence ATGACACAACAAAAAGAAGCATGGGGATCGAGGGTTGGACTTATTCTGGCGATGGCAGGTAATGCTGTTGGTTTGGGTAATTTTCTACGATTTCCTGTTCAGGCGATCCAGAATGGTGGCGGGGCTTTTATCATCCCTTATCTGGTTTGTTTTTTATTAATGGGAATTCCGCTGTTATGGGTGGAATGGGCCTCCGGAAGATTTGGTGGAGTAAGCGGTAATCACTCTACTCCTTTTATTCTGAATAATATGGATAAAAGGAAATTTTGGAAATATATTGGTGTATTCGGAATTTTTACAAATTTGGCTGTAGCAGCATATTATTGTTACTTGGAAAGCTGGACTCTCTCCTGGGTGTGGCATTCTGTATCAAGATCCTTTAGTGGCCAAAGTCAGGATGAGGTTGCCTCCTTTTTTACCAATTATGTTTCGCTAGGAACAATGGAACCGATTATTTTTTGGGTAATTTGTTTATTGTTAAATACCTGGATACTCTCCAAAGGTTTGAGCGGAGGAGTGGAAAAGGTTGCAAAAATTGGAATGCCGCTTTTAATTGTATTCGGTGTTTTCCTGGCTATAATGGGAGTTTCACTCCAGTCAGGTTCACATGGTGCTACCAATGGAGGCTCAGTGGGTTTAAATTTCTTATGGACACCTGATTTCTCTACAATATGGAATCCTAAAGTATGGCTCGCAGCAGCAGGACAAATATTTTTTACACTTTCTGTAGGAATGGGGTCTATTCAATGTTATGCATCCTATGTTCGTAAAAAAGATGATATAGCATTAAATGCAATGAGTGCCGGATGGATGAACGAATTTGTGGAAGTTGTTTTAGGCGCAGCAATAATAATTCCGATCTCTGTTGGATATTTAGGAATTGACAGAGTTGTGGAACTTACACAAAGTGGTGGACTGGGACTTGGATTCAGAACCTTGCCATATTTGTTTGAACAATGGGGAACTGTACTCGCAATTATTTGTGGAGTATTCTGGTTCGGATTATTATTTTTTGCAGGTATAACATCTTCTCTTGCAATGGGTACACCGTGGATGGGATTTATGCGCGATGAATTTGGATGGAGTCGTCAAAAAGGTGCATGGAGTTTTGGTGCAATTGTATTAATTCTTGGTTTACCTACTGTTTTATTTTTTAATCAGGGAGTATTTGATGAATATGATTATTGGGCAGGAACAGTATCGCTAGTGGTATTTGCTCTTGCAGAGATCATTTTATTTTCATGGGTATTTGGAATGAACAGGGGATGGGCGGAAATAACTTCCGGAAGTGATATCAGAATTCCAAAAGTATTTCGATTTATTATTAAATGGGTGACTCCCTTTATGTTGTTATTTGTATTTTTAGGAGCATTAATTACTCCGAAAGGAAACGATTGGGTGGGAGCTTTTAATAATGGTTGGCAACTGGATAATGGTTCTATTATAAAACAAATTACCAATTCAGGATTGAGAGAGCAGATAGCTGCGGCTCAAACCGCCGGCGACCTTGAAACGGTGGCAGTTTTGGATGAAAAATTATTATATATTACCGGTGCCAGATTATTATTGCTGGCAGTATTTTTAGGTATTGGATATTTAGTATTTATCGCATATCGTAAACGCGTAAAACAAGGGAGGATAGAATGA
- a CDS encoding gliding motility-associated C-terminal domain-containing protein: MKKVLLSLFFLVSLSCTVSELFSQTEVWYLRRTPPEPWTWAPILNDNITEMDAVFGAGVWNSGYYSTVDPAVAFGPTSKFVFMEGGDDHAIDMDDFFTANMTTIQNWVYAGGHLFMNAAPNEGTDMDWGFNGATLVYPDYTSTGYAAAPLHPIFNGPYVPTGLVWDGNYFGHSTVEVPCGFVLIDNGGSSSLASEMTYGSGIVIFGGMTVTSWHDPAPHASNMRKNILHYLANTAEPFFVSTYFEYSDTVYCQFEDNQFPIFDVGADTGIFAASPTGLVIDTITGEIDLGASLPGVYEVTNTVVFAGCEYLSSFEITIAGTPVADAGPDQQVCVGNNVQLDGSGGFTYLWSPPSYLDDPTLEDPWVITPATNMYYSLIAYNEFGCPDTDDVVVTLFPLPLIDAGEDQIMVLGGFAQLNATGGVSYTWTPIETLSDPLISNPTAFPEDTTTYMVIGVDANGCQDTDYITIFVIEESDIATPNAFTPNGDGVNDLYRPSFVGLGEITDFSIYSRWGSILYFSNDPNLGWDGNYRGLEQEVGTYVVIIKATNQFGDVVVKTGTLALLR; this comes from the coding sequence ATGAAAAAAGTTCTCCTCTCATTATTTTTCTTAGTTAGTTTAAGTTGCACAGTAAGTGAATTATTTTCTCAAACTGAGGTGTGGTATTTACGCAGAACTCCACCGGAGCCATGGACCTGGGCACCAATACTCAACGATAATATTACAGAGATGGATGCCGTTTTTGGCGCCGGAGTATGGAATTCAGGATATTACAGCACTGTAGATCCAGCTGTGGCATTTGGCCCAACTTCCAAATTTGTGTTTATGGAGGGAGGTGATGATCATGCCATCGATATGGATGATTTTTTCACTGCAAACATGACTACTATACAAAATTGGGTTTATGCAGGCGGACATTTATTTATGAACGCAGCACCAAACGAAGGTACAGATATGGATTGGGGTTTTAATGGTGCAACTCTGGTTTATCCTGATTATACTTCAACCGGTTACGCTGCAGCACCCTTACATCCAATCTTTAACGGGCCTTATGTTCCAACTGGACTAGTTTGGGATGGCAATTACTTTGGTCACTCCACGGTAGAGGTTCCATGTGGATTTGTTTTAATAGATAATGGTGGATCTTCTTCATTAGCATCAGAAATGACATACGGTTCAGGAATTGTGATCTTCGGTGGAATGACCGTTACATCATGGCATGATCCAGCTCCGCATGCTTCCAATATGCGTAAAAATATTTTACATTATCTTGCAAATACTGCTGAGCCTTTCTTTGTAAGTACTTATTTTGAATATAGTGATACTGTATACTGTCAGTTTGAGGACAATCAATTTCCGATCTTCGATGTTGGTGCTGATACCGGAATATTTGCAGCATCTCCTACCGGTTTAGTAATTGATACAATTACAGGAGAAATTGACCTTGGGGCTTCATTGCCAGGCGTATACGAAGTAACCAATACCGTAGTCTTTGCAGGTTGCGAATATTTATCTTCTTTCGAAATTACAATTGCAGGCACTCCTGTAGCTGATGCAGGACCTGATCAACAGGTTTGCGTAGGCAATAATGTGCAGCTTGACGGTTCCGGCGGTTTTACTTATTTGTGGTCTCCTCCATCATACCTGGATGATCCAACTTTAGAAGATCCTTGGGTTATAACTCCTGCAACCAATATGTATTATTCACTTATTGCCTATAATGAATTTGGTTGTCCTGATACCGATGATGTTGTTGTTACACTTTTTCCTCTTCCTCTAATAGATGCTGGTGAAGATCAGATCATGGTTTTAGGTGGATTTGCACAGTTAAATGCCACAGGAGGCGTATCTTATACATGGACACCAATTGAAACATTATCTGACCCACTTATTTCAAATCCGACAGCTTTTCCAGAAGATACTACTACTTATATGGTTATTGGAGTTGATGCAAATGGTTGTCAGGATACTGATTACATTACCATTTTTGTTATTGAAGAATCAGATATAGCAACTCCAAATGCTTTCACACCGAATGGTGATGGAGTAAATGATCTTTACAGACCAAGTTTTGTCGGATTGGGAGAAATTACCGACTTTTCCATTTACAGTCGCTGGGGATCGATCTTGTATTTCAGTAACGATCCAAATCTCGGATGGGATGGAAATTACAGAGGTCTGGAACAGGAAGTTGGAACCTACGTTGTGATTATAAAAGCTACTAATCAATTTGGCGATGTTGTTGTGAAAACAGGAACTTTAGCACTTCTCCGGTAA
- a CDS encoding gliding motility-associated C-terminal domain-containing protein — translation MNFRSSLFIFVLITLFISDQNLFAQATESWYIRRTPPEPWTWAPILNSNMTEMDEVFGVDEWHSAYFDEVDPIEAFGPSSCFIFLEGGDDHADELNVFLSDNITLIEDWVFAGGSLFLNAAPNEGGNIDFGFDGVTLIYPSFTSTGTGVDLAHPIFNGPYTPVGSSWNGPYFGHATIDGPDLIPLITNEFSAVVMAEKSWGAGKVIFGGMTVTAWHDPIPDAVNMRLNVMKYLASYAFLDFSYADDIFCSYDTEIYFPIFSPGADTGTFAAEPDGLVIDEITGAIDIDASLPGTYSISNNFLGIGCKSDSAQTTISIVEPPVADAGEDVTICRYGTTQLEGSGGETYVWVPSVYLDDEYSATPNVINPPNEMYYELVVTDINGCTDTDDVSVLLFPDPIIDAGEDQYILLGSYVMITASGGESYTWTPVESLSDPNIYNPLSYATENTTYYVYGTDENGCTGMDSVHVILRDDAIIGIPNAFSPNSDGINDFFQAIAIGTVASFDLTIYNRWGELVYQNNTDLTKGWDGKVEDKVQPIGSYIYKFKAIDGEGTPLNYQGNFTLVR, via the coding sequence ATGAATTTCCGCTCTTCACTTTTCATTTTTGTTTTAATTACTTTATTTATTTCCGACCAAAATCTTTTTGCTCAGGCAACGGAGTCATGGTATATCCGCAGAACTCCACCTGAACCCTGGACATGGGCGCCGATATTAAATTCCAATATGACCGAAATGGATGAAGTGTTTGGTGTTGATGAATGGCATTCAGCCTATTTTGATGAAGTTGATCCTATAGAAGCATTCGGGCCAAGTTCCTGTTTTATTTTTTTGGAGGGAGGAGATGATCATGCTGATGAGTTAAATGTTTTTCTCAGCGATAATATTACCCTTATTGAGGATTGGGTTTTTGCAGGAGGAAGTTTGTTTTTGAACGCCGCTCCTAACGAGGGTGGCAATATTGATTTTGGGTTTGATGGTGTTACGCTCATTTATCCGTCATTTACCAGCACCGGAACAGGGGTAGACCTTGCACATCCAATATTTAATGGTCCCTATACTCCCGTAGGCAGCAGCTGGAATGGTCCTTATTTTGGGCATGCCACCATTGACGGACCTGATTTAATTCCTTTGATTACAAATGAATTTTCAGCCGTGGTAATGGCAGAAAAATCGTGGGGTGCAGGTAAAGTTATTTTTGGCGGCATGACGGTTACTGCATGGCATGACCCGATTCCGGATGCGGTTAATATGCGGTTGAATGTTATGAAATATCTGGCCTCCTATGCCTTTCTTGATTTTAGTTATGCTGATGATATTTTTTGTTCCTATGATACTGAGATCTATTTCCCGATCTTTTCTCCGGGAGCCGATACAGGAACCTTTGCTGCAGAACCTGACGGATTGGTTATTGATGAAATTACGGGAGCAATTGATATTGACGCATCGCTTCCCGGAACCTATTCTATCAGTAATAATTTTTTGGGAATAGGATGTAAAAGTGACTCCGCACAAACTACCATCTCTATTGTAGAACCACCGGTTGCAGATGCAGGTGAGGATGTTACAATTTGCAGATATGGAACAACACAACTTGAAGGTAGTGGAGGTGAAACCTATGTTTGGGTTCCTTCTGTATATCTCGACGATGAATACAGCGCAACACCAAACGTGATAAATCCACCAAATGAAATGTATTATGAATTAGTTGTTACCGATATAAATGGTTGTACTGATACGGATGATGTTTCTGTTTTATTGTTTCCCGACCCGATCATCGATGCCGGAGAAGATCAATATATTTTATTGGGAAGTTATGTTATGATCACCGCAAGTGGAGGTGAAAGTTATACCTGGACTCCTGTTGAAAGTTTATCTGACCCTAACATTTATAATCCCTTGAGTTATGCCACTGAAAACACGACTTATTATGTTTATGGAACAGATGAAAATGGATGCACCGGAATGGATTCCGTACATGTTATTTTAAGAGATGATGCAATTATAGGAATTCCCAATGCATTTTCTCCGAATAGTGATGGAATAAACGATTTTTTTCAGGCAATTGCAATCGGAACAGTAGCTTCCTTTGACCTTACAATTTATAACAGGTGGGGAGAATTGGTGTATCAGAATAATACTGATCTCACTAAGGGTTGGGATGGTAAAGTAGAAGACAAGGTACAACCCATTGGAAGTTATATTTATAAATTTAAGGCGATAGACGGTGAAGGTACTCCACTTAATTATCAAGGTAATTTTACTCTGGTGCGATAA
- a CDS encoding sodium-translocating pyrophosphatase, with amino-acid sequence MSLIVYLIPVLGIFALLYMGIVAVWVNRQDSGNDRMKTIAGYISEGAMAFLKAEYLILGGYVVIASVLLGWLSTTNERSDPTIVIAFIIGAIFSGLAGFIGMKIATRANVRTTQAARTSLSKALRVSFAGGSVMGLGVAGLAVLGLGSLFIVLYFMFVDGGSVNGPEMEKALEVLTGFSLGAESIALFARVGGGIYTKAADVGADLVGKVEAGIPEDDPRNPATIADNVGDNVGDVAGMGADLFGSYVATVLATMVLGREIISDDTVGGMAPMILPMVIAGMGILASVIGTFFVRVKEGGNVQKALNMGNWASIAITAIASYFIVMNIMPAGEMHMGDSLITFTALDIYFAIIVGLVVGTLISIITEFYTSMGRRPVMSIVRQSSTGHATNIIGGLAMGMQSTMLPILVLAFGIVASFSFAGIYGVAIAAAGMMATTAMQLAIDAFGPIADNAGGIAEMSDLPKEVRERTDVLDAAGNTTAAIGKGFAIASAALTSLALFAAFVGVADIDGIDIYKAPVLAGLFVGGMIPFLFSSMAIKAVGNAAMSMVEEVRRQFREIPGIMEGTAKPEYEKCVAISTQAALRQMILPGLLALGTPVLIGFGLKGVFDGVSSAEILGGVLAGVTVSGVLMAMFQSNSGGAWDNAKKSFEKGATISGEIHYKGSDAHKASVTGDTVGDPFKDTSGPSMNILIKLMSIVSLIIAAYL; translated from the coding sequence ATGAGTCTTATTGTCTATTTGATCCCCGTTCTCGGAATTTTTGCATTGCTTTATATGGGTATTGTTGCTGTTTGGGTCAACCGTCAGGATAGCGGAAACGACCGTATGAAAACAATAGCAGGGTATATTAGTGAAGGTGCGATGGCATTTTTGAAAGCCGAATATCTGATCTTAGGTGGTTATGTTGTTATAGCATCCGTTTTATTAGGATGGTTATCAACCACAAATGAAAGAAGTGATCCTACTATTGTAATAGCCTTTATTATAGGAGCGATATTTAGCGGTCTTGCAGGATTTATCGGGATGAAAATTGCTACCCGTGCCAATGTGAGAACCACTCAGGCAGCCCGGACAAGTTTATCAAAAGCATTACGCGTTTCCTTTGCCGGAGGTTCAGTTATGGGTTTAGGTGTTGCAGGTTTGGCTGTTCTAGGACTTGGCTCCTTATTTATAGTACTGTATTTTATGTTTGTTGACGGAGGTTCCGTAAATGGACCTGAAATGGAAAAAGCACTGGAAGTTTTAACAGGATTTTCGCTTGGTGCTGAAAGTATTGCATTATTTGCCCGTGTGGGTGGTGGAATTTATACAAAGGCAGCCGATGTGGGTGCCGACCTTGTTGGAAAAGTAGAAGCAGGAATACCTGAAGATGATCCAAGAAACCCGGCTACAATTGCCGATAACGTAGGTGATAACGTTGGAGATGTGGCAGGAATGGGTGCCGATTTGTTTGGTAGCTATGTGGCTACAGTTCTTGCTACCATGGTTTTGGGCAGAGAAATTATATCGGATGATACCGTTGGCGGAATGGCTCCCATGATCTTACCTATGGTAATTGCCGGTATGGGAATTCTCGCTTCTGTAATAGGAACTTTTTTTGTGCGAGTTAAAGAAGGTGGAAATGTGCAGAAGGCATTGAACATGGGAAACTGGGCTTCCATTGCAATTACAGCCATTGCCAGTTATTTTATTGTAATGAACATAATGCCTGCTGGCGAAATGCATATGGGTGATTCGCTTATAACTTTCACTGCTTTAGATATTTATTTTGCAATTATTGTTGGATTGGTTGTTGGAACCCTGATAAGCATTATCACAGAGTTTTATACTTCCATGGGAAGACGACCGGTTATGTCGATTGTTCGTCAATCCTCCACCGGACATGCTACGAATATTATTGGTGGATTGGCAATGGGTATGCAATCGACCATGTTGCCGATTCTGGTTTTAGCCTTTGGAATTGTTGCTTCCTTTTCGTTTGCAGGAATATATGGTGTTGCGATTGCAGCGGCAGGTATGATGGCTACAACGGCTATGCAACTTGCCATTGATGCATTTGGTCCTATTGCTGATAATGCAGGTGGAATTGCTGAAATGAGTGATCTTCCTAAGGAAGTACGCGAAAGAACAGATGTGCTTGATGCCGCTGGAAACACTACAGCTGCGATTGGTAAGGGATTTGCCATTGCTTCTGCAGCATTAACTTCTTTGGCTTTATTTGCTGCTTTTGTGGGTGTAGCTGATATTGATGGAATTGATATTTATAAAGCACCTGTTTTAGCAGGTTTATTTGTTGGGGGGATGATACCTTTCTTATTTTCATCCATGGCGATCAAAGCAGTTGGAAATGCGGCAATGAGTATGGTGGAGGAAGTGCGCCGTCAATTCCGTGAAATACCGGGAATTATGGAAGGCACTGCTAAACCTGAATACGAAAAGTGTGTTGCGATCTCCACTCAAGCAGCATTGCGTCAGATGATCCTACCTGGTTTGTTAGCTTTGGGAACACCAGTATTAATTGGATTTGGACTAAAAGGAGTTTTCGATGGTGTGAGTTCCGCAGAAATTTTAGGTGGAGTTCTTGCAGGTGTAACTGTTAGCGGAGTGCTAATGGCCATGTTCCAAAGTAATTCCGGTGGTGCTTGGGATAATGCTAAAAAATCGTTTGAAAAAGGTGCAACTATTAGCGGTGAAATTCATTATAAAGGTTCTGATGCACATAAGGCTTCCGTTACGGGAGATACCGTTGGTGATCCTTTTAAAGACACTTCCGGTCCTTCCATGAATATTTTGATTAAGTTGATGAGTATTGTAAGTTTAATTATTGCAGCTTATTTGTAA
- a CDS encoding T9SS type A sorting domain-containing protein: MKTILTCLAVQFVFAIPLIAQVDCDNTSTGNIPINDLGTGFYFGAQGGLYPGGSNVMPAGHAKAGKTIGNSIKPLNADGAVDFENGVVVFAGFGASTAGNTFNTFKSTVNGTPDLYNPCLKFVNLCMGGKGLETMIPPFHDWYWEYLTDSLIPDAGLTRAQVQIAWIKTASKDDSIPEFPLQADAIYEKYIPSIQRLKENFPNLKILYIGSHAYGGYAGEDSDNADLAGEPAAYYGGFSVKWVIEDQIMGNPELAFKGAGLQAPWLSWGPYYWADGVNPRATDGLSWVCSDYEPDGGGFHLAESGKEKEASMLIDFLYYNSSSKNWFRNGPAWAACDPAMRNADGSAIFNEESSNYFEDELTVYPSPNTGNFYISYYNTSEEPRFIKVVNNQGQIVFEETILKGIGDVSVHVQIDDLPAGIYHIKADGNGMQLARSIVVN, from the coding sequence ATGAAAACGATTTTAACGTGTTTGGCAGTTCAGTTTGTGTTCGCCATTCCATTAATTGCGCAAGTTGATTGCGATAACACATCAACCGGTAATATTCCAATAAATGACCTCGGTACTGGATTTTATTTCGGTGCACAGGGTGGTTTGTATCCCGGTGGGTCAAATGTTATGCCTGCAGGACATGCAAAGGCAGGTAAAACTATTGGCAACTCCATTAAACCGCTTAATGCCGATGGAGCAGTTGACTTTGAAAATGGAGTGGTTGTTTTTGCAGGCTTTGGTGCTTCCACAGCCGGAAATACCTTTAATACTTTTAAATCTACTGTAAATGGTACACCTGATCTTTATAATCCATGTTTGAAATTTGTGAATTTATGCATGGGAGGAAAGGGATTAGAAACCATGATTCCTCCTTTTCATGACTGGTATTGGGAATATCTAACTGACTCTCTTATTCCTGATGCAGGCCTAACCAGAGCTCAGGTGCAGATCGCCTGGATAAAAACCGCTTCGAAAGATGATTCCATTCCTGAATTTCCTCTACAGGCAGATGCTATTTATGAAAAATATATTCCTTCTATTCAACGATTAAAGGAAAATTTTCCAAATCTGAAAATTCTTTATATAGGAAGTCATGCTTATGGTGGATATGCGGGAGAAGATTCAGATAATGCTGATCTTGCAGGTGAACCTGCTGCATATTACGGTGGTTTTTCAGTTAAATGGGTGATTGAGGATCAGATCATGGGTAATCCGGAACTTGCATTTAAAGGTGCCGGTTTACAGGCGCCATGGTTAAGTTGGGGACCTTATTATTGGGCTGACGGTGTTAATCCAAGGGCAACGGATGGTTTGAGTTGGGTATGTTCTGACTACGAACCAGATGGCGGTGGATTTCATCTTGCGGAATCAGGTAAAGAAAAAGAAGCATCAATGTTGATCGATTTCTTATATTATAATTCCAGTTCAAAAAATTGGTTCAGAAACGGACCGGCTTGGGCAGCTTGTGATCCTGCAATGAGAAATGCAGATGGTTCTGCGATCTTTAATGAGGAGTCGTCAAATTATTTTGAAGATGAATTAACAGTTTACCCTTCACCAAATACAGGTAATTTTTATATCTCCTATTATAATACTTCTGAAGAACCTCGTTTTATAAAAGTAGTTAATAATCAAGGACAAATTGTTTTTGAGGAAACAATTTTGAAAGGTATTGGCGATGTATCTGTTCATGTTCAAATAGATGATTTACCTGCGGGAATTTATCATATTAAAGCCGACGGAAACGGAATGCAATTAGCAAGATCGATCGTGGTTAATTGA